A portion of the Lolium rigidum isolate FL_2022 chromosome 1, APGP_CSIRO_Lrig_0.1, whole genome shotgun sequence genome contains these proteins:
- the LOC124684884 gene encoding protein ENHANCED DISEASE RESISTANCE 2-like, whose amino-acid sequence MVRYGRRKIGRSFFHSRYFVLDNRLLAYFKKQPRDNMVPLKSLLVDGNCRVEDRGLKTHHGQMVYVLCVYNKKEKDNPITMGAHNIEDALVWKKKIELLIDQQQDTMTARNRKAFASLDFDMDLGALPFSDHDSGPEDEEEPRPMLLRRTTIGKGIPDSVHDWTKEHDVGLSNQSDTNQSNSRKNWRLLRCQNGLRIFEELVEVEYLARSCSRAMRAVGVVEATCEAIFGLIMSMDVTRYEWDCSFQYGSLVEEVDGHTAILYHRLQLNWCSMVVWPRDLCYVRYWRRNDDGSYVVLFRSTEHQNCGPQPGFTRASIESGGFKITPLKSVNGRPRTQVQHLMQIDLKGWGVNYVTSFQYHSLLQMLNCVAGLREYFSQTDDIHIVPRIPVMSTMTNVASVKKNQKHQEADLKTKQADSANENSDMIDDESEEEDDYQVPEAGLEEDSTKFDGDTKSSDPIDLSCFSGTIRHDGNEKSRNCWAVPDSKIFKVRSKNFSHDKSKVSAGKYLMEFVAADWFKDTKRMDHVANRKGCAAQVAAEKGMFSFVVNIQIPGSSHYSLVLYFVTKSLKKGSLLQRFADGDDDFRNSRLKLIPSVPKGSWIVRQSVGSTPCLLGKAVDCSYIRGPEYMEVDVDIGSSAVANGVLGLVFGVVTSLVVDMAFLIQANTYDELPEQLLGAARFSHIEPSAAVVPVLDEASARE is encoded by the exons GTGCCACTCAAGTCTCTTCTAGTAGATGGGAATTGCAGAGTGGAGGACAGAGGGCTTAAAACACATCATGGACAA ATGGTTTATGTTCTGTGTGTTTACAACAAGAAAGAAAAGGACAATCCAATCACG ATGGGTGCACATAATATTGAGGATGCCCTGGTGTGGAAAAAGAAGATAGAGCTCCTTATTGATCAG CAACAGGACACTATGACAGCTAGAAATCGTAAAGCTTTTGCTTCACTGGACTTTGACATGGATCTTGGAGCACTTCCATTCTCTGACCATGATAGTGG ACCTGAAGACGAAGAGGAGCCCCGTCCCATGCTGCTTCGCAGGACAACTATAGGGAAGG GCATTCCTGATTCTGTACATGACTGGACCAAAGAGCATGATGTTGGTCTGTCAAATCAGAGCGACACCAATCAATCTAATTCTAGAAAGAATTGGCGGCTGCTTAGATGCCAGAATG GGCTGCGCATCTTTGAAGAACTGGTGGAGGTCGAATACCTT GCAAGAAGCTGCAGCCGAGCAATGAGGGCTGTTGGTGTCGTGGAAGCCACATGTGAGGCTATTTTTGGGCTGATAATGAGTATGGATGTAACAAGATATGA GTGGGATTGTAGCTTCCAGTATGGGAGTTTAGTTGAAGAGGTTGATGGTCACACTGCTATACTATACCATCGGCTGCAGCTGAACTGGTGTTCAAT GGTTGTCTGGCCTCGAGATCTTTGTTATGTACGGTATTGGCGGCGCAACGATGATGGAAGTTATG TTGTTCTGTTTCGATCTACTGAACATCAGAACTGTGGCCCACAACCAGGATTTACAAGGGCTTCTATTGAAA GTGGAGGTTTCAAGATCACTCCTCTCAAATCTGTGAATGGGAGACCTCGCACTCAAGTTCAACACCTTATGCAAATTGATCTAAAGGGATGGGGCGTGAATTATGTCACATCATTCCAGTACCACTCTTTGCTGCAGATGCTGAACTGTGTTGCTG GATTGCGTGAATACTTTTCTCAAACTGATGACATTCATATAGTTCCGAGGATTCCTGTGATGAGTACTATGACTAATGTGGCCTCGGTTAAAAAGAATCAGAAACATCAAGAAGCTGACTTGAAGACCAAACAAGCAGATTCAGCTAACGAAAATTCGGATATGATAGAtgatgagtcagaagaagaagatgattatCAAGTTCCCGAAGCTGGCTTGGAG GAAGACAGCACCAAATTTGACGGTGACACGAAGTCCTCTG ATCCGATTGATTTGTCTTGCTTTTCGGGCACTATCCGTCACGATGGAAATGAGAAAAGTCGTAACTGTTGGGCAGTACCTGATAGCAAGATCTTCAAAGTTCGTAGCAAGAACTTCTCACATGACAAATCAAAG GTATCTGCAGGGAAGTACCTTATGGAGTTTGTCGCAGCTGACTGGTTTAAGGACACCAAACGTATGGATCATGTTGCCAATCGTAAAGGATGTGCTGCTCAG GTTGCTGCTGAGAAGGGGATGTTCAGCTTTGTTGTGAACATACAA ATTCCTGGATCAAGTCATTACAGTTTGGTCCTCTACTTTGTAACAAAATCCTTAAAGAAAGGATCGCTCTTGCAGCGTTTTGCTGATGGTGACGATGATTTCCGAAACAGCAGATTGAAGCTTATCCCATCTGTTCCAAAG GGATCTTGGATAGTGCGGCAAAGTGTTGGAAGTACCCCTTGCTTGTTGGGAAAGGCTGTTGATTGCAGCTATATCCGTGGTCCAGAGTACATGGAA GTAGATGTTGACATTGGATCCTCGGCAGTAGCCAATGGGGTTCTGGGTTTGGTCTTTGGTGTAGTTACCAGTTTAGTAGTCGACATGGCTTTTCTCATACAG GCAAACACATATGACGAGCTCCCGGAGCAACTCCTAGGCGCTGCAAGGTTCTCTCACATTGAACCCTCCGCAGCAGTTGTTCCTGTGCTTGATGAGGCCTCGGCCAGGGAGTGA
- the LOC124667294 gene encoding multiple organellar RNA editing factor 2, chloroplastic-like encodes MAAAAAAAAGARRLLSRRAPSTSISTFLRRAAAAPHEPLLRPAALAAVASRLGFLRGMARRPGGDGYSPTRSGGGGDRAPTEMAPLFPGCDYEHWLIVMDKPGGEGASKQQMIDCYVQTLSKVLGSEEEAKKKIYNVSCERYFGFGCEIDEETSNKLEGIPGVLFVLPDSYVDPEHKDYGAELFVNGEIVQRSPERQRRVEPVPQRASDRPRYNDRTRYARRRENQQR; translated from the exons atggccgccgccgccgccgcagccgccggagCCCGGAGGCTCCTCTCCCGACGCGCGCCCTCCACCTCTATCTCCACCTTCCTCcgccgtgcggcggcggcgcctcacgagccgctgctgcgcccggcggcgctcgcggccgtcgcctcccgcctcggcttcctccgcgGGATGGCGCGGCGCCCGGGCGGCGACGGGTACTCCCCGACGCGATCCGGCGGCGGGGGCGACCGCGCGCCGACGGAGATGGCGCCGCTGTTCCCCGGGTGCGACTACGAGCACTGGCTCATCGTCATGGACAAGCCCGGCGGGGAGGGCGCCTCCAAGCAGCAGATGATCGACTGCTACGTCCAGACCCTCTCCAAGGTCCTCGGAAG cgaggaggaggccaagaagAAGATTTACAATGTCTCGTGTGAGCGGTACTTCGGTTTCGGGTGCGAGATCGACGAGGAGACATCTAACAAACTGGAAG GCATTCCTGGTGTTCTGTTTGTGCTACCTGATTCATATGTTGACCCTGAGCACAAGGACTATGGAG CTGAGCTTTTTGTCAACGGAGAGATCGTTCAGAGATCTCCAGAGAGACAGAGAAGGGTGGAACCTGTGCCGCAGAGGGCATCAGACAGGCCTAGGTACAATGACAGAACCCGCTACGCACGAAGGAGGGAGAACCAACAAAGGTGA